The following proteins come from a genomic window of Trinickia caryophylli:
- a CDS encoding TetR/AcrR family transcriptional regulator, with the protein MKKAVRTAVPEGSELPTEARRKYDPEETKRNILDVATQEFSSMGLSGARVDAIAERTNTTKRMLYYYFESKEGLYEAVLEKVYGDIRTLEQALNIEEFEPDEGMRRLVEFTFDYHDKHRDFVRLISIENIHSAKYISQLKAFKSRNVSIVNTIEDLLARGVAAGRFRADIDAIDLHLLISSFCFHRVSNRYTFGAAFGRDPSHPRLRTRHRDMIVDAVMRFVRRP; encoded by the coding sequence ATGAAAAAGGCAGTCCGGACAGCCGTGCCCGAAGGCAGCGAACTCCCTACCGAAGCCCGGCGCAAGTACGATCCCGAAGAAACCAAACGCAACATTCTCGATGTCGCGACGCAGGAATTCTCGTCGATGGGGCTGTCGGGCGCGCGCGTCGATGCAATCGCCGAGCGCACCAATACGACGAAGCGCATGCTCTATTACTACTTCGAAAGCAAGGAAGGGCTTTACGAAGCGGTACTGGAAAAGGTCTACGGCGATATCCGCACGCTCGAGCAGGCGCTCAACATCGAGGAATTCGAGCCCGACGAGGGCATGCGGCGCCTCGTGGAATTCACGTTCGACTATCACGACAAGCACCGCGACTTCGTGCGCCTGATCTCGATCGAGAACATTCACAGCGCGAAGTACATTTCGCAGTTGAAGGCATTCAAGAGCCGCAACGTCAGCATCGTCAACACGATCGAGGACCTGCTCGCGCGCGGCGTGGCGGCGGGCCGGTTCCGCGCCGATATCGACGCGATCGACCTTCACCTGCTCATCAGTTCATTTTGCTTCCATCGCGTCTCGAACCGCTACACGTTCGGGGCCGCGTTCGGTCGCGACCCGTCCCACCCGCGCCTGCGCACACGGCATCGCGACATGATCGTCGACGCCGTCATGCGCTTCGTGCGGCGCCCCTGA
- a CDS encoding ATP-binding response regulator → MSEPAVIEILLVEDSPTDALLIGEALADIGEFEHRLTHAELLADALAHTEATRFDVVLLDLGLPDAQGIATFQAFHCVAPDVPVLVLTGLDDTSVGFAAIQEGAQDYLLKKAIEAPVLARAIRYAIERHRAAAALRASREELQRLSTYIEHIREEEKTRIARELHDDLGQLLTALKMETTQLDRTLQGAGVDTSGTGLRNVYGIIDQLVSSVRRIAADLRPVMLDDLGPVPAIDWFIHEFSKRHGVVVNATLDPGDVAFNRTSGTEVFRMVQEALTNIARHSGATEASVSIARVAPHCIVRIADNGHGMPEGARPGRNSFGLLGMRERAARLGGSIEIDTGPARGFALTITLPLAEVEKEENG, encoded by the coding sequence GTGAGCGAGCCGGCCGTGATCGAAATCCTCCTCGTCGAAGACAGTCCCACCGACGCGCTGCTGATCGGTGAAGCGCTGGCCGACATCGGCGAGTTCGAGCACCGGCTCACGCATGCCGAGCTGCTTGCCGATGCCCTCGCGCATACGGAAGCAACGCGCTTCGACGTAGTCCTGCTCGATCTGGGTCTGCCCGATGCGCAGGGCATCGCCACTTTCCAGGCGTTTCATTGCGTGGCGCCGGATGTGCCGGTGCTCGTGCTGACTGGCCTGGACGACACCTCGGTCGGTTTTGCCGCCATTCAGGAGGGCGCGCAGGACTATCTGCTCAAAAAGGCCATCGAAGCACCGGTGCTCGCGCGCGCGATCCGCTACGCGATCGAGCGGCACCGCGCCGCCGCGGCGCTGCGCGCGTCACGCGAGGAACTGCAGCGGCTTTCCACCTACATCGAGCACATTCGAGAAGAAGAGAAGACGCGGATCGCGCGCGAGCTTCACGACGATCTCGGGCAACTGCTGACCGCGCTCAAGATGGAAACGACGCAATTGGACCGCACGCTCCAGGGCGCGGGCGTCGATACTTCGGGCACCGGGTTGCGCAACGTCTACGGGATCATCGATCAGCTCGTGAGTTCGGTGCGGCGCATCGCGGCCGATCTGCGCCCCGTGATGCTCGACGATCTGGGTCCCGTGCCCGCCATCGACTGGTTCATCCATGAGTTTTCGAAACGACATGGCGTGGTGGTCAATGCGACGCTCGATCCGGGCGACGTCGCCTTCAATCGGACGAGCGGCACCGAGGTGTTTCGGATGGTGCAGGAAGCCCTGACGAACATCGCGCGCCACTCGGGTGCGACCGAGGCTAGCGTATCGATCGCGCGCGTGGCCCCACACTGCATCGTGCGCATTGCGGATAACGGCCATGGGATGCCCGAGGGCGCCCGGCCGGGGCGCAATTCGTTCGGGCTGCTCGGCATGCGCGAGCGCGCCGCGCGGCTTGGCGGCAGTATCGAGATCGATACGGGCCCGGCGCGCGGATTTGCCTTGACGATCACGCTCCCGCTCGCCGAGGTCGAAAAAGAGGAAAACGGCTAG
- a CDS encoding IclR family transcriptional regulator domain-containing protein, whose amino-acid sequence MKRSAELERRDWIAGLEKGLAILEAFDDRHARMTATEAAARTGLTRTAARRYLLTLEHLGYVYTDGKLYGLTPRVLRVGWSYFDSARLPRLVQPYLQQLSAALKESVYVSVLDEWELVFIARNGASRVMTTGFVLGARVPAPLASPGVVLLAHKPDQDAVRAWLDAAELAPFTPYTLTEKTRLLETIRQARADGYAVIEQQLQVGVRGIAVPIKDRHGEVVAALSTNMPIGKETTDAALQRVLPYLQESALKMMGVL is encoded by the coding sequence ATGAAGCGCTCCGCGGAACTCGAGCGGCGCGACTGGATCGCCGGGCTCGAAAAGGGCCTTGCGATTCTCGAAGCGTTCGACGACCGTCATGCGCGGATGACGGCCACCGAGGCGGCCGCGCGCACGGGGCTCACGCGCACGGCCGCGCGCCGCTATCTGCTTACGCTCGAGCATCTCGGCTACGTCTATACCGACGGCAAGCTCTATGGGCTCACGCCGCGGGTGCTGCGCGTCGGCTGGTCGTACTTCGATTCCGCGCGGCTGCCTCGTCTCGTGCAGCCGTATCTGCAGCAATTGAGCGCCGCGCTCAAGGAGTCCGTGTACGTCAGCGTCCTCGACGAGTGGGAGCTCGTCTTCATTGCGCGCAATGGAGCCTCGCGCGTGATGACCACGGGCTTCGTGCTCGGTGCGCGTGTGCCCGCGCCGCTGGCCTCGCCCGGCGTCGTATTGCTCGCTCACAAACCCGATCAGGACGCCGTGCGCGCATGGCTCGACGCCGCCGAGCTTGCGCCGTTCACACCCTATACGCTGACCGAAAAGACGCGGCTGCTCGAGACGATCCGGCAGGCGCGCGCGGACGGCTATGCCGTCATCGAACAGCAGTTGCAGGTGGGGGTGCGTGGCATCGCCGTGCCGATCAAGGACCGGCATGGCGAAGTCGTGGCCGCGCTGAGTACGAACATGCCGATCGGCAAGGAGACGACCGATGCGGCATTGCAGCGGGTGTTGCCGTATCTGCAGGAGAGCGCGTTGAAGATGATGGGCGTCCTTTAG
- a CDS encoding AraC family transcriptional regulator has translation MITEKGTIAISLVQEAVDCVERCGADPLPLLEQAGIAPQWLARPHARVSSAQYGALWNAIGRTLDDEFFGQDSHPMRSGSFVTMCQAALTARNGAQALARAASFMRLVLDDVRVEAEAAGEYVRLRYRLRAGVPPLAMFAYATHFILVYGLVCWLVGRRIPVLAARFACTEPEAVREYRLMFCEDLRFGEAVSYVDLDAGFLALPVVQNAQTLKTFLREAPASFIVKYRNPDSVAARIRRLLRTRPVLEWPGADTLAAELRLAEATMRRYLKREGWTYQSIKDALRRDMAIAALQSGRGSIADIAVSVGFAEPSAFHRAFRKWTGARPSDYRPREAMPRA, from the coding sequence ATGATCACGGAAAAAGGAACCATCGCGATCAGCCTCGTTCAGGAGGCGGTGGATTGCGTCGAACGATGCGGCGCCGACCCCCTGCCGTTGCTCGAGCAGGCCGGCATTGCCCCGCAATGGCTCGCGCGGCCGCACGCACGCGTATCCTCGGCGCAGTACGGCGCGCTTTGGAACGCGATCGGCCGGACGCTGGACGACGAGTTCTTCGGCCAGGATTCCCACCCGATGCGAAGCGGCAGCTTCGTCACGATGTGCCAGGCGGCGCTGACGGCGCGCAACGGCGCACAGGCGCTCGCGCGTGCCGCCTCGTTCATGCGGCTCGTACTCGACGACGTGCGGGTCGAGGCCGAAGCGGCGGGCGAGTACGTCCGCCTGCGGTATCGGCTGCGCGCGGGCGTGCCGCCGCTGGCGATGTTCGCCTATGCGACGCATTTCATATTGGTCTACGGCCTCGTATGCTGGCTCGTCGGCAGGCGCATCCCCGTGCTCGCGGCGCGTTTCGCCTGCACCGAGCCCGAGGCCGTGCGCGAGTACCGGCTGATGTTCTGCGAAGATCTGCGCTTCGGCGAAGCGGTATCCTACGTCGACCTCGACGCGGGCTTTCTCGCGCTGCCCGTCGTTCAGAACGCCCAGACGCTCAAAACGTTTCTGCGCGAGGCGCCGGCCAGCTTCATCGTCAAATACCGCAACCCCGATTCCGTGGCCGCGCGCATCCGGCGCCTGCTGCGCACGCGGCCCGTGCTCGAATGGCCGGGGGCCGATACGCTGGCGGCCGAGCTCCGCCTTGCCGAAGCGACGATGCGCCGTTACCTGAAACGCGAAGGCTGGACCTATCAGTCGATCAAGGACGCGCTACGCCGCGACATGGCCATTGCGGCCTTGCAGTCCGGCCGGGGCTCGATCGCCGATATTGCCGTATCGGTGGGCTTCGCCGAGCCGAGCGCCTTTCATCGCGCTTTCCGCAAATGGACGGGCGCGCGGCCGTCGGATTACCGGCCGCGCGAGGCGATGCCTCGTGCCTGA
- a CDS encoding response regulator — MLCDANGNLVHILLVEDSPTDVMLTKEAMEQYKVLNPLHIAEDGVEAMAYLKREGKYASAQRPGLIILDLNLPRKSGREVLRDLKSDPELMNIPVVILTTSKSEEDVAKSYGLHANCYITKPVDFEKFIQVVRSINDFWFGVVTLPPVKS; from the coding sequence ATGCTTTGCGATGCCAATGGCAACCTCGTCCACATCCTGCTCGTGGAAGACAGCCCGACCGACGTCATGTTGACGAAGGAAGCCATGGAGCAGTACAAGGTGCTCAATCCGCTTCATATCGCCGAAGACGGCGTGGAAGCCATGGCTTACCTGAAGCGCGAGGGCAAGTACGCGTCGGCGCAACGCCCCGGCCTCATCATTCTCGACCTCAACCTGCCCCGCAAGAGCGGGCGCGAGGTGCTGCGGGATCTGAAGTCGGATCCGGAGCTGATGAACATTCCGGTCGTCATCCTGACTACCTCGAAATCCGAAGAGGACGTGGCTAAATCGTACGGCCTGCACGCGAACTGCTACATTACCAAGCCCGTGGACTTCGAGAAGTTCATCCAGGTCGTGCGCAGCATCAACGATTTCTGGTTCGGCGTGGTGACGCTGCCTCCTGTCAAATCGTGA
- the shiA gene encoding shikimate transporter — protein MIPAAHTVDESARGRASSRARKAALGSFIGAVVDWYDFLLYGIVAALVFNTAFFPSVGPAMGVLAAFATFGVGFLFRPLGGIVFGHFGDRLGRKRMLVLTVMLMGTSTALIGLLPTFASIGWWAPVLLVTLRAVQGFAVGGEWGGAALMAVESAPQGKKAFYSSGVQVGYGVGLVLATGIVSIISQSIDNVAFKAWGWRLPFLFSIVLVGVALWIRSNMEESQEFEQQVERAHRKVRLPVIEALRSHPGAFGLIIALRLAELFTMYIVTTFALSYSTTNLGMSRDVFLHIGLIVGAVSCVTIPCFAWLADRFGRRRVYLTGALVGALAAVPFFLALEARATLPIVVFAVLLANVSHDMVVSVQQPMFTEFFGASYRYSGAGVGYQVASVVGGGFTPFIAAALVAFAGGSWHPVAGYLMAGCLLSFVVAWLMGRR, from the coding sequence ATGATTCCAGCAGCTCACACGGTCGACGAATCCGCCCGCGGCCGGGCCTCGAGCCGCGCACGCAAGGCGGCGCTCGGCAGTTTCATCGGCGCGGTCGTCGATTGGTACGACTTTCTGCTATACGGCATCGTCGCGGCACTCGTCTTCAACACCGCCTTCTTTCCGAGCGTCGGGCCGGCAATGGGCGTTCTGGCGGCCTTCGCGACGTTCGGTGTAGGGTTTCTCTTTCGCCCGCTCGGTGGCATCGTGTTCGGCCACTTCGGCGATCGGCTCGGCCGCAAGCGCATGCTCGTGCTCACCGTCATGCTGATGGGCACCTCGACGGCGCTGATCGGATTGTTGCCGACCTTCGCGAGCATCGGCTGGTGGGCGCCCGTCCTCCTCGTTACGTTGCGTGCGGTCCAGGGCTTCGCGGTGGGCGGGGAATGGGGCGGCGCCGCGCTCATGGCCGTGGAAAGCGCGCCGCAAGGAAAGAAGGCGTTCTACAGCAGCGGCGTGCAAGTCGGGTATGGCGTGGGCCTCGTGCTCGCCACGGGGATCGTCTCGATCATCAGCCAGTCCATCGACAATGTCGCGTTCAAGGCGTGGGGCTGGCGCCTGCCGTTCCTGTTCAGCATCGTGCTTGTTGGCGTGGCGCTCTGGATCCGCTCGAACATGGAGGAGTCGCAGGAGTTCGAGCAGCAGGTGGAGCGGGCACACCGAAAAGTGCGTCTGCCCGTGATCGAGGCGTTGCGCAGCCACCCGGGCGCATTCGGGCTCATCATCGCGCTGCGGCTCGCCGAACTGTTCACGATGTATATCGTCACGACGTTCGCGCTCAGCTATTCGACGACGAATCTCGGCATGTCGCGCGACGTGTTCCTGCATATCGGCCTCATCGTGGGCGCCGTGAGCTGCGTGACGATCCCTTGTTTTGCATGGCTTGCGGACCGCTTCGGCCGGCGGCGCGTCTATTTGACGGGCGCGCTCGTCGGCGCGCTCGCTGCGGTGCCGTTCTTTCTCGCGCTCGAAGCACGGGCAACGCTGCCGATCGTCGTCTTCGCCGTGCTGCTCGCCAACGTATCGCACGACATGGTCGTGAGCGTGCAGCAGCCCATGTTCACGGAGTTCTTCGGCGCATCGTACCGGTACAGCGGAGCTGGCGTCGGCTATCAGGTGGCGAGTGTGGTGGGAGGCGGTTTCACGCCGTTCATCGCCGCGGCGCTCGTGGCGTTCGCGGGCGGCTCGTGGCATCCGGTGGCCGGCTACCTGATGGCGGGGTGCTTGCTGTCGTTCGTCGTGGCCTGGCTGATGGGCCGCCGTTGA
- a CDS encoding acyl-CoA dehydrogenase family protein: MNDFHTEEQRMIRDSAREFATACLAPHAGEWDRAGTLPQQVVAQMGELGLLGMIVPAEFGGTYTDYVAYALAIEEIAAGCAACATMMAVHNSVGCGPILQFGTDAQRERWLPALALGKTIGAFCLTEPHAGSDAAAVKTRAVYEDGRWILNGSKQFVTNGSRAGVAIVFALTDPALGKRGLSAFIVPADTPGFRIGRPESKLGIRASDTCPITLEDCAVPDGNLLGSRGEGLKIALANLEGGRIGIAAQAVGIARAAFDAARRYADERMQFGKALKEHQAIAHMLADMATKLNAARLLVHHAARLRSDGKPCLSEASQAKLYASEMAEEVCSKALQIHGGYGYLEDYPVERHYRDARITQIYEGTSEVQRMVIARQL, encoded by the coding sequence ATGAACGATTTCCATACGGAAGAGCAGCGGATGATCCGCGACAGCGCACGCGAATTCGCCACCGCATGCCTTGCACCGCACGCGGGCGAGTGGGATCGGGCAGGCACCTTGCCGCAGCAGGTCGTTGCACAGATGGGCGAACTCGGGCTCCTCGGCATGATCGTGCCGGCCGAATTCGGCGGGACTTATACCGACTACGTCGCCTATGCGCTCGCCATCGAGGAAATTGCGGCCGGTTGCGCGGCCTGCGCGACGATGATGGCCGTGCACAACTCGGTGGGCTGCGGCCCGATCCTGCAGTTCGGCACCGACGCGCAACGCGAGCGCTGGCTGCCGGCGCTCGCGCTCGGCAAGACGATAGGCGCGTTCTGCCTCACGGAGCCCCATGCGGGCTCCGACGCCGCCGCCGTGAAAACCCGCGCCGTTTACGAAGACGGGCGCTGGATCCTGAACGGAAGCAAGCAATTCGTCACGAATGGCAGCCGCGCGGGCGTGGCGATCGTCTTCGCGCTGACCGATCCCGCCCTTGGCAAGCGCGGCCTGTCCGCATTCATCGTGCCGGCCGATACCCCTGGCTTTCGGATTGGCCGGCCGGAAAGCAAGCTCGGCATCCGCGCCTCCGACACCTGCCCCATCACGCTCGAAGACTGCGCCGTGCCCGATGGAAACCTGCTCGGCTCGCGCGGCGAGGGCTTGAAAATCGCGCTCGCCAACCTCGAAGGCGGGCGCATCGGCATCGCCGCCCAAGCGGTGGGCATCGCGCGCGCGGCATTCGACGCGGCACGCCGCTATGCCGACGAGCGCATGCAGTTCGGCAAAGCGCTCAAGGAACACCAGGCGATCGCCCACATGCTCGCCGACATGGCGACGAAGCTCAACGCCGCACGCCTGCTCGTCCATCATGCCGCGCGGCTGCGCAGCGACGGCAAGCCTTGCCTGTCGGAAGCGTCGCAGGCCAAGCTCTATGCTTCGGAGATGGCCGAGGAAGTCTGCTCGAAGGCGCTCCAGATCCACGGCGGCTATGGCTACCTCGAGGATTACCCCGTGGAGCGCCATTACCGGGATGCCCGGATTACTCAGATCTACGAGGGCACGAGCGAAGTGCAGCGAATGGTCATTGCCAGACAGTTGTGA
- a CDS encoding 4-hydroxyphenylpyruvate dioxygenase family protein, whose protein sequence is MPPNPLGMAGLEFVEFAAPSPDALARRFEQIGFRATARHVTKAVTLYRQGAMNFLINAEPDSFASRYAEEYGAGICAIGVRVANAQQAFERATERGAWPFEGERVGQSELVIPAIQGIGDSHIYFVDRWPGRGGKGNGQTIYDVDFRALPDCASAAADHTGAGLSSVDHFTQMVGSGRIAEWLDFYREMLDFREIRELHSNWHLSGDSRVMQSPCGGITIPLYEEGTPRTQLLHEYLPDRPGEGVQHIALRTNDILRCVDALVANGLEFLAPPARYYDEIDTRLPGHGLDVEALRRRNVLVDGEIDGNGTPRLFLQTFVKSGPHEIFFEIVERRGHHGFGEGNLLALEHARHGSRA, encoded by the coding sequence ATGCCGCCCAACCCGCTCGGCATGGCCGGGCTCGAATTCGTGGAGTTCGCCGCGCCCTCACCGGATGCGCTGGCCCGGCGATTCGAGCAAATCGGTTTCCGGGCGACGGCGCGGCACGTGACGAAGGCGGTGACCCTGTACCGCCAGGGCGCAATGAATTTTCTGATCAATGCCGAGCCCGACTCGTTCGCGTCGCGCTATGCCGAGGAATACGGCGCGGGCATCTGCGCGATCGGCGTGCGGGTCGCGAACGCGCAACAGGCGTTCGAACGTGCGACGGAACGCGGCGCCTGGCCGTTCGAGGGCGAACGCGTGGGACAGTCGGAACTCGTCATACCGGCCATTCAAGGCATCGGCGATTCGCACATCTATTTCGTCGACCGCTGGCCCGGCCGAGGCGGTAAGGGCAACGGCCAAACGATCTACGACGTCGATTTCAGGGCGCTGCCGGACTGCGCGTCGGCAGCCGCCGACCACACCGGCGCGGGCCTCTCGAGCGTCGACCACTTCACGCAGATGGTCGGCTCGGGCCGCATCGCGGAGTGGCTCGACTTTTATCGCGAGATGCTCGACTTCCGCGAGATCCGCGAGTTGCATTCCAACTGGCACTTGTCGGGCGATTCGCGCGTCATGCAGTCGCCATGCGGCGGCATCACGATCCCGCTTTACGAGGAAGGCACGCCGCGCACGCAACTGCTGCACGAATATCTGCCCGATCGTCCCGGCGAAGGCGTGCAGCACATCGCATTGAGAACGAACGACATCCTCCGCTGCGTCGATGCGCTCGTCGCAAACGGCCTGGAGTTCCTGGCGCCTCCCGCGCGCTATTACGACGAAATCGACACGCGGTTGCCGGGTCACGGGCTCGATGTCGAGGCGCTGCGCCGGCGCAACGTGCTTGTGGATGGCGAGATCGACGGCAACGGCACACCTCGGCTTTTTCTCCAGACGTTCGTGAAGTCCGGGCCCCACGAAATTTTCTTCGAGATCGTCGAGCGGCGGGGCCACCATGGCTTCGGCGAGGGCAACCTGCTGGCACTCGAGCATGCGCGGCATGGCAGCCGCGCATGA
- a CDS encoding sensor histidine kinase, whose amino-acid sequence MANAGRRLGKRTARWIDGGVALVGVLMLVTAAIGALGTISLYDSEAEVSRTNQVGAGLERLLSLARDAETGARGYVITGRDEYLEPYEAARTQFAPQFAALAPLLRMPEQKQRLAELRTLVEHNQQELERVITARRGAGFDAAHALVQSDAGKTFMDRARQIVGTMERAAGQQLVMRQQRARKTRDAAIAIGLASGFLTIVVCVALGYLTRRLVLSEAKAVDSLFDQKELLDVVLSGIGDGVIATDLEGRVNFFNAAAAKLTGWSPEEAIGKPIDEVAAFIHGGDKQKLANPALMALTGGAAPLREHQTLLVDRAGRETHVDAGAAPSFDVSGRLIGAVLVMRDVSDRERADERFRLAVEAAPNAMIMVDQRGRMTLVNSQTEKLFGYAREELIGQSIDMLVPDRFRATHAGQRQAFVANAHARPMGAGRDLYGRRRDGSEFPVEIGLNPLRTAEGMFVLSAIADITERKRAETELRQRTEELARSNRDLEQFAYVASHDLQEPLRAVAGPLQLLQRRYQGQLDARADEFITHAVDGATRMQSLIDDLLSYSRVGRLEDPAEPTESAEALERALRNLSVLVRESGAQITHDSLPRVRAIPTQLTLLMQNLIGNALKFRSKERTPTIHIGATRVDEGWQFAVKDNGIGIEPQYFERIFLIFQRLHTRREYAGTGLGLALCKRIVEHHGGRIWLESTLGEGTTFFFTLREPLEPAHQR is encoded by the coding sequence ATGGCGAATGCCGGCAGGCGGTTGGGCAAGCGTACGGCGCGCTGGATAGATGGGGGTGTTGCACTCGTCGGTGTGCTGATGCTCGTCACGGCGGCAATCGGTGCACTCGGCACGATCAGCCTTTACGACAGCGAGGCCGAGGTGTCGCGCACCAATCAGGTCGGTGCGGGGCTCGAGCGGCTGCTGTCGCTCGCGCGCGATGCGGAAACGGGTGCGCGCGGCTATGTCATTACGGGGCGCGACGAATACCTGGAGCCCTACGAGGCGGCCAGGACGCAGTTCGCTCCGCAATTCGCGGCACTGGCCCCGCTGCTGCGCATGCCTGAGCAGAAGCAGCGGCTTGCCGAACTGCGTACGCTCGTCGAGCACAATCAGCAGGAACTCGAGCGCGTCATTACCGCGCGGCGCGGCGCGGGCTTCGACGCCGCCCATGCGCTCGTGCAAAGCGACGCTGGCAAGACGTTCATGGATCGGGCGCGTCAGATCGTCGGCACGATGGAGCGCGCGGCCGGCCAGCAGCTGGTGATGCGCCAGCAGCGTGCGCGGAAAACACGCGATGCCGCGATCGCCATCGGCCTTGCCTCCGGTTTTCTGACGATCGTCGTTTGCGTCGCACTCGGTTATTTGACGCGCAGGCTCGTGCTGAGCGAAGCCAAGGCGGTCGACAGCCTCTTCGACCAAAAGGAGCTGCTCGACGTCGTGCTCTCGGGAATCGGGGACGGCGTGATCGCTACCGATCTGGAGGGCCGCGTCAATTTCTTCAACGCGGCCGCCGCGAAGTTGACCGGCTGGTCGCCCGAGGAGGCCATTGGCAAGCCGATCGACGAGGTGGCGGCGTTCATTCACGGCGGCGACAAGCAAAAGCTCGCGAATCCGGCGCTGATGGCGCTTACGGGCGGTGCTGCGCCGCTGCGCGAGCACCAGACGCTGCTCGTGGACCGGGCAGGCCGCGAGACGCACGTGGATGCCGGCGCCGCCCCCAGTTTCGACGTGAGCGGCAGGCTCATCGGTGCCGTACTCGTGATGCGCGACGTATCGGACCGCGAGCGCGCCGACGAGCGCTTCCGGCTCGCCGTGGAAGCGGCGCCGAACGCCATGATCATGGTCGATCAGCGAGGGCGCATGACGCTCGTCAATTCGCAGACGGAGAAGCTTTTCGGCTACGCGCGCGAGGAACTGATCGGCCAATCGATCGACATGCTCGTGCCGGATCGTTTTCGGGCCACGCATGCCGGCCAGAGGCAGGCGTTCGTCGCAAACGCGCATGCCCGGCCGATGGGCGCGGGACGTGACCTTTATGGCCGGCGCCGCGATGGCAGCGAGTTTCCGGTAGAGATCGGGCTCAATCCGCTGCGCACGGCGGAAGGCATGTTCGTGCTGAGCGCGATCGCCGATATCACCGAGCGCAAGCGCGCGGAAACCGAGCTGCGGCAGCGGACGGAGGAACTCGCGCGCTCGAACCGCGATCTGGAGCAATTCGCCTATGTGGCTTCGCACGACCTGCAGGAGCCGCTGCGTGCCGTCGCCGGGCCGCTGCAGTTGCTGCAGCGGCGCTATCAAGGGCAGCTCGATGCGCGCGCCGACGAATTCATCACGCACGCTGTCGACGGCGCGACGCGCATGCAGTCGCTCATCGACGACCTCCTCAGCTATTCGCGCGTAGGCCGGCTCGAAGACCCCGCCGAGCCGACCGAAAGCGCCGAGGCGCTCGAACGCGCACTGAGAAACCTGTCCGTACTCGTGCGCGAATCGGGGGCACAGATCACCCACGACTCATTGCCGCGCGTGCGCGCCATCCCGACGCAGCTCACGCTGCTGATGCAAAATCTTATCGGCAATGCGCTGAAGTTCCGCAGCAAGGAGCGCACGCCGACGATCCATATCGGAGCTACGCGCGTCGACGAGGGCTGGCAGTTCGCGGTCAAGGACAACGGCATCGGCATCGAGCCGCAGTATTTCGAGCGCATCTTTCTGATCTTCCAGCGGCTGCACACGCGCCGCGAGTATGCCGGCACGGGGCTCGGGCTTGCGCTTTGCAAGCGTATCGTCGAGCATCACGGCGGGCGCATCTGGCTAGAATCCACGCTGGGCGAGGGCACGACGTTCTTTTTTACGCTGCGCGAGCCGCTCGAGCCCGCGCATCAACGCTAG